Proteins encoded together in one Mus caroli chromosome 4, CAROLI_EIJ_v1.1, whole genome shotgun sequence window:
- the Smim27 gene encoding small integral membrane protein 27 produces the protein MRPVSRRSLDWTYSLLLLAIVLLSWGFVIYASTVAARRQLQKEFPDKFF, from the exons ATGAGGCCGGTGAGTCGCCGAAGCCTGGACTGGACTTACTCCCTG TTGCTTCTTGCAATCGTCTTGCTCTCTTGGGGATTCGTCATCTATGCATCAACTGTAGCTGCACGACGACAACTACAGAAGGAGTTTCCAGACAAGTTCTTCTGA
- the Ndufb6 gene encoding NADH dehydrogenase [ubiquinone] 1 beta subcomplex subunit 6, which yields MSGYTPDEKLRLQQLRELRRRWLKDQELSPREPVLPPRRMWPLERFWDNFLRDGAAWKNMVFKAYRSSLFAVSHVLIPMWFIHYYVKYHMATKPYTIVSSKPRIFPGDTILETGEVIPPMRDFPDQHH from the exons ATGTCGGGGTACACGCCGGATGAGAAGCTGCGGCTGCAGCAGCTGCGGGAGCTAAGGAGACGATGGCTGAAGGACCAGGAGCTGAGTCCCCGGGAGCCTGTGCTGCCCCCGCGCAGGATGTGGCCCCTGGAGCGATTCTGGGATAACTTTTTGAGGGACGGGGCCGCGTGGAAGAACATG GTCTTTAAGGCGTACCGCTCCAGTCTCTTCGCTGTTTCTCATGTGCTTATACCTATGTGGTTTATTCACTATTACGTCAAATATCATATGGCT aCTAAACCATACACCATTGTTAGCTCGAAGCCCAGGATATTTCCA GGTGATACAATTCTGGAGACTGGAGAAGTAATTCCACCAATGAGAGATTTTCCTGATCAACATCATTGA